The Candidatus Hydrogenedentota bacterium genomic sequence TATGCCAGCGACTGGTGCCACAGGCTGCGCGATCCCGGCATGTTCCTCACGCACCAGCTGGTGTCCATCATCGGCGTGCTGGGCATGGTCATGGCCGCGCCTGCGCTGGCGTTCCAGTCCATGGTGATGCTGATCGCCTTCAGCGCCGACGGTTTCCTCGCGCGCAGCCGCACCAGCTTCTGGCTGACCTGGATCGGCACGCTCATCGCCGTGGCGGCCATCATTCTCTGGCGTGGGCCGTTGATGCGCATGACCACGGATACGGCTGCAGGCCAGTTGCTGGCCTTCGGCGTGGTGCTCGGTGCCGTGGTGCGCTGCAGCGTGCAGGCCACCTTCTTTCGCAGCATGCAGTACCGGCTGGGCATCGCCAATGACAAGCTGGCCACGGCGCTGGCACAGATCGAGGCCCTGCTGCGCCATGACGACCTGACCGGCGTCAGCAACCGCCGGGGCGTGATCGAGCGTCTGCACGAGGTGCGCACCGCCGCCCACGACCGTGGCACGGTGCTGT encodes the following:
- a CDS encoding GGDEF domain-containing protein — translated: YASDWCHRLRDPGMFLTHQLVSIIGVLGMVMAAPALAFQSMVMLIAFSADGFLARSRTSFWLTWIGTLIAVAAIILWRGPLMRMTTDTAAGQLLAFGVVLGAVVRCSVQATFFRSMQYRLGIANDKLATALAQIEALLRHDDLTGVSNRRGVIERLHEVRTAAHDRGTVL